A single genomic interval of Solimonas sp. K1W22B-7 harbors:
- a CDS encoding class II aldolase/adducin family protein translates to MGQSVREQVSAEEWQLRVDLAAAYRLVALYGWDDLVFTHISARVAGSDDHFLINPYGFMFEEITASSLVKIDQQGRKVMDSPHPVNPAGFTIHSAIHAARHDIQCVMHTHSLNGVAVSAQKDGVLPISQQSLFVLSSLAYHSYEGVALNEDEKPRLVADLGDRIFYMLRNHGLLTLGNTIADAFLQMYIFEAACMIQVRAQAGGSELIPIAKPILDGIQKQVQMVTRGLGGALAWPGLLRKLDRVNPGYGD, encoded by the coding sequence ATGGGACAGAGCGTGCGCGAGCAGGTGTCGGCGGAGGAGTGGCAGCTGCGGGTGGACCTGGCGGCGGCCTACCGGCTGGTGGCCCTGTACGGCTGGGACGACCTGGTCTTCACCCATATCTCGGCGCGGGTGGCCGGCAGCGACGATCATTTCCTGATCAACCCCTACGGCTTCATGTTCGAGGAGATTACCGCCAGCTCGCTGGTGAAGATCGACCAGCAGGGCCGCAAGGTGATGGACTCGCCGCACCCGGTGAACCCGGCCGGCTTCACGATCCACAGCGCGATCCACGCGGCGCGCCACGACATCCAGTGCGTGATGCATACGCATTCGCTCAACGGCGTGGCGGTGTCGGCGCAGAAGGACGGCGTGCTGCCGATCTCGCAGCAGTCGCTGTTCGTGCTGTCTTCGCTGGCCTATCACAGCTACGAGGGTGTGGCGCTGAACGAGGACGAGAAGCCGCGGCTGGTGGCGGATCTCGGCGACAGGATCTTCTACATGCTGCGCAACCACGGCCTGCTGACGCTGGGCAACACCATCGCCGACGCCTTCCTGCAGATGTACATCTTCGAGGCCGCCTGCATGATCCAGGTGCGCGCCCAGGCCGGCGGCAGCGAGCTGATCCCGATCGCCAAGCCGATCCTCGACGGCATCCAGAAGCAGGTGCAGATGGTGACGCGGGGCTTGGGCGGGGCGCTGGCCTGGCCGGGGCTGCTGCGGAAGCTGGATCGGGTGAATCCGGGGTATGGGGACTGA
- a CDS encoding DUF2461 domain-containing protein, protein MAKQQACFTPDLFKFLKALKRNNSREWFQANKANYEEQVRGPALRLIADMEAPLRSLSPQIVANPKPVGGSLFRIHRDTRFATDKTPYKTHVGITFYHAATKAMQRGDAGSAAMGRLDAPVLYLHLEPGECFTGGGIWHPQPESLARIRNYLLNNPASWKQATRSAAFRKHWEMGGDSLSRPPKGYDPTHELIEDLKRKDFIGSTALSDEDILSPGLPQLLMKRYREVVPLCDWLCGALDLEF, encoded by the coding sequence ATGGCCAAACAGCAGGCTTGTTTCACCCCGGACCTGTTCAAGTTCCTCAAGGCGCTCAAGCGCAACAACAGCCGCGAGTGGTTCCAGGCCAACAAGGCGAACTACGAGGAGCAGGTACGCGGGCCGGCGCTGCGGCTGATCGCCGACATGGAGGCTCCGCTGCGGTCGCTCAGCCCCCAGATCGTCGCCAACCCGAAGCCGGTCGGCGGGTCCCTCTTCCGCATCCACCGCGACACGCGCTTCGCCACGGACAAGACGCCCTACAAGACCCACGTGGGCATCACCTTCTACCACGCCGCCACCAAGGCGATGCAGCGCGGGGATGCCGGCAGCGCCGCGATGGGCCGGCTCGACGCGCCGGTGCTCTACCTGCACCTGGAGCCCGGGGAATGCTTCACCGGCGGCGGCATCTGGCACCCTCAGCCGGAGAGCCTCGCGCGCATCCGCAACTACCTGCTGAACAACCCGGCAAGCTGGAAGCAAGCGACCCGTTCAGCGGCCTTTCGCAAGCACTGGGAGATGGGTGGCGACTCGCTGTCGCGACCGCCCAAGGGCTATGACCCGACCCACGAACTGATCGAGGACCTCAAGCGCAAGGACTTCATCGGCAGCACGGCCTTGTCCGACGAAGACATCCTCTCCCCGGGCCTGCCGCAGCTGCTGATGAAGCGCTACCGCGAGGTCGTGCCGCTGTGCGACTGGCTGTGCGGGGCGCTGGATCTGGAGTTCTGA
- a CDS encoding DUF3144 domain-containing protein, producing MTDPIDPGFYDRADSFIHVANEHCSQIGRGKVSASFMYGMARFSAWVSACGFESAEQMREAKPETVEYFTQQFRAMLEENLEDYMGNFNEYMKRK from the coding sequence ATGACAGACCCCATCGATCCCGGCTTCTACGATCGTGCCGACTCCTTCATCCATGTCGCCAACGAGCACTGCAGCCAGATTGGCCGCGGCAAGGTCAGTGCCTCGTTCATGTACGGCATGGCCAGGTTCAGCGCCTGGGTCAGTGCCTGTGGGTTCGAATCCGCCGAGCAGATGCGGGAGGCCAAGCCGGAGACGGTTGAGTACTTCACCCAGCAGTTCCGCGCCATGCTCGAGGAGAACCTTGAGGACTACATGGGCAATTTCAACGAGTACATGAAGCGGAAATAG
- a CDS encoding VOC family protein has translation MDNLETIEIKAFLPAKDFELSKQFYRDIGFTLAWASESLAYLHAGKSSFLLSDFYTREFAENLMMHLLVVDVDAWWRQIDAQDLPGRYGITVAPPEDRDWGLRDFTMHDPSGVLWRIGQSIEP, from the coding sequence ATGGACAACCTGGAAACCATCGAGATCAAGGCCTTCCTGCCGGCGAAGGACTTCGAACTCAGCAAGCAGTTCTACCGCGACATCGGCTTCACCCTGGCCTGGGCCTCGGAAAGCCTCGCCTACCTGCATGCCGGCAAATCGAGTTTCCTGCTGTCGGATTTCTACACCCGGGAATTCGCTGAGAACCTGATGATGCATCTGCTGGTGGTGGACGTGGATGCCTGGTGGCGGCAGATCGACGCGCAGGATCTGCCCGGGCGCTATGGCATCACGGTGGCACCACCGGAGGATCGGGACTGGGGGCTGCGTGATTTCACGATGCATGATCCGTCGGGGGTGTTGTGGCGGATCGGGCAGTCGATAGAGCCGTAG
- a CDS encoding DUF4197 domain-containing protein produces MHKQLPALALMLALTGCATSDWEQGVGQVLGAIQQPAGQSSALGEGEIIGGLREALAQGTTKAINQLGRRDGYWNNAQVRIPLPASMARFESGLRQIGQGKVVDEFHLTLNRAAEQAVPQVADIFGNAVRQMSIQDARAILSGSPDAATQFFRRTTSESIYAKVYPIVQTTTQRVGVTQQYKQLATSYGPLLKMAGVKNLDLDSYVTEQALTGLFTTIAEEEARIRQNPAARTSELLKRVFGSQGR; encoded by the coding sequence ATGCACAAGCAACTCCCCGCTTTGGCGCTGATGCTGGCGCTCACCGGCTGCGCGACCTCCGACTGGGAGCAGGGCGTCGGCCAGGTGCTCGGTGCGATCCAGCAGCCCGCCGGCCAGTCTTCCGCACTGGGCGAGGGCGAGATCATCGGCGGCCTGCGCGAGGCGCTGGCCCAGGGCACGACCAAGGCGATCAACCAGCTGGGGCGCCGCGACGGTTACTGGAACAACGCCCAGGTGCGCATCCCGCTGCCGGCATCGATGGCCCGGTTCGAGAGCGGCCTGCGCCAGATCGGGCAGGGGAAAGTGGTGGACGAGTTCCACCTGACCCTCAACCGCGCCGCCGAGCAGGCGGTGCCGCAGGTGGCGGACATCTTCGGCAACGCCGTGCGCCAGATGAGCATCCAGGACGCGCGCGCCATCCTCAGCGGCTCCCCGGATGCCGCGACGCAGTTCTTCCGCCGCACCACCAGCGAGTCGATCTACGCCAAGGTCTATCCCATCGTGCAGACCACCACGCAGCGTGTCGGCGTGACGCAGCAGTACAAGCAGCTGGCGACCTCGTACGGGCCGCTGCTGAAGATGGCCGGCGTGAAGAACCTGGATCTCGACAGCTATGTCACCGAGCAGGCGCTGACGGGCCTGTTCACGACCATCGCCGAGGAAGAGGCGCGCATCCGGCAGAACCCGGCCGCGCGCACCAGCGAACTTCTCAAGCGGGTGTTCGGCTCACAGGGGCGCTAG
- a CDS encoding metallophosphoesterase, whose translation MKRRRGIVAALASMVLALALWAFWLEPASLSTREHSLALPRWPQSCDGVRVAVLADLHVGSPWQGPAQLRKIVQTVNAARPDLVLLAGDYVIQGVVGGRFVTPEQIAAELAKLSTPLGTYAVLGNHDWWLDGPRITRALEAARIPVLEDSARQLARGDCRFWLAGIGDFWTAKHDVKQALSGVNDAAPVVLFTHNPDLFPEIPARVTLSIAGHTHGGQVRIPGIGRPVVPSRYGQRYAAGLVVEEGRHLFVSTGLGTSILPVRFLVPPEISILRLQAQP comes from the coding sequence ATGAAAAGGCGGCGCGGGATCGTCGCTGCGCTGGCATCGATGGTCCTGGCGCTCGCCCTGTGGGCCTTCTGGCTGGAACCGGCAAGCCTGAGCACCCGCGAGCATTCCCTGGCGCTGCCGCGGTGGCCGCAGAGCTGCGACGGAGTGCGGGTGGCGGTGCTGGCCGACCTGCATGTGGGCTCGCCCTGGCAGGGCCCGGCGCAGTTGCGGAAGATCGTGCAGACCGTGAACGCGGCGCGGCCCGACCTGGTGCTGCTGGCCGGTGACTACGTGATCCAGGGTGTTGTCGGCGGCCGCTTCGTCACGCCGGAACAGATCGCCGCGGAACTGGCGAAGCTGTCCACGCCGCTGGGTACCTACGCCGTGCTCGGCAACCACGACTGGTGGCTGGATGGCCCGCGCATAACGCGGGCCCTGGAAGCAGCCAGAATCCCGGTGCTGGAGGACAGCGCTCGGCAACTGGCACGCGGCGACTGCCGCTTCTGGCTCGCCGGCATCGGCGACTTCTGGACAGCGAAACATGATGTGAAGCAGGCGCTTTCCGGCGTAAACGACGCGGCGCCCGTGGTGCTGTTCACGCACAACCCGGACCTGTTCCCGGAAATCCCCGCGCGGGTGACGCTGAGCATTGCCGGGCATACCCACGGCGGGCAGGTGCGCATTCCGGGCATCGGGCGGCCGGTGGTGCCCTCGCGTTACGGCCAGCGCTACGCGGCGGGGCTGGTGGTCGAAGAGGGGCGCCATCTGTTCGTCAGCACCGGGCTGGGCACCAGCATCCTGCCGGTGCGTTTCCTGGTGCCGCCGGAGATATCGATCCTGCGTCTCCAGGCGCAGCCCTGA